The nucleotide window TTGTTGCTATGGTATCACTGATTTCTCCATATAGATCATTTCGTGCTTTTGCGAGGCAAGAAATTGGTAACTTCGTGGAGGTTTATGTTAAATGCTCTATCAATACATGTATTAAGCGAGATCCAAAAGGCCTTTACAAAAAGGCATTAACTGGGGAGATAGTTGATCTAACTGGTCTCCAAGACCCTTATGAGGAGCCAATTGATCCTGAAGTAATTGTAAATACAGAACTTGAAAAGCCGGAACAAAGTGCTGCAAAGATTCTACACACCTTACGTGACTTGGGTTACTTGACTGATGTTGTATTGTCATGGCCGAAGATATTAGAGGACAGAGAACTTAGGCATCTTATAATGGAACATACTACTTTTTAGTCAACTTGATTCAG belongs to Nitrososphaerales archaeon and includes:
- the cysC gene encoding adenylyl-sulfate kinase, with protein sequence MKRRDASSVHDNERLERESIGELEMNDGFVIWLTGLPGSGKTTIARVLQPKLKKLGLRVELLDGDEVRKQLSPDLGFTKEDRELHARRVVYLSKLLARNGIVAMVSLISPYRSFRAFARQEIGNFVEVYVKCSINTCIKRDPKGLYKKALTGEIVDLTGLQDPYEEPIDPEVIVNTELEKPEQSAAKILHTLRDLGYLTDVVLSWPKILEDRELRHLIMEHTTF